One segment of Acidianus sp. HS-5 DNA contains the following:
- a CDS encoding metallophosphoesterase, which yields MAGEIKLMFVTDLHGSEIAYRKALNAAKMYNVDYLIIGGDVTSKNIAFIERIDDKYYINGNEVDIKTVYEEAKKYGYYVHVACKEEIRKIEESKEYYESVKKTLVEKQIDNWIKIAEEKLTGSHIKIFWSYGNDDPLYLDEIFSKYNIRDEGIFELEEGRANFLYLISYGYVNPTPFKSYREELDSTIYIKGEDYLKKIDDPTRVILNFHAPPYNTKLDIAIVNGKKREHVGSRGVRDLIERYKPLLGLHGHIVESPATDKIKNTIIVNPGSLAHEGTLKYSVIVIERKLEGLLIKYKIKGTAILSG from the coding sequence ATGGCTGGGGAAATTAAGTTAATGTTTGTCACTGACTTGCATGGATCAGAAATTGCTTATAGGAAAGCATTAAATGCAGCAAAAATGTATAACGTAGATTACTTAATAATAGGAGGAGATGTTACATCTAAGAATATAGCTTTTATAGAAAGGATTGATGATAAATACTATATTAATGGTAATGAAGTAGACATAAAAACCGTTTATGAAGAAGCTAAAAAATATGGATATTATGTTCACGTTGCTTGTAAAGAAGAGATAAGGAAAATTGAAGAAAGTAAAGAATACTATGAATCTGTAAAGAAGACTTTAGTAGAGAAACAAATAGATAATTGGATTAAAATAGCTGAAGAAAAATTAACAGGTAGTCATATAAAAATTTTCTGGAGTTACGGTAATGATGATCCACTATACCTCGATGAAATATTTTCCAAATATAATATAAGAGATGAGGGAATATTCGAACTAGAAGAAGGTAGAGCAAACTTCTTGTATTTAATATCTTATGGATATGTAAACCCTACGCCGTTTAAAAGTTATAGAGAAGAACTAGATTCTACCATATACATAAAAGGGGAAGACTATCTAAAGAAAATAGATGACCCGACTAGAGTAATATTAAACTTTCATGCGCCGCCATATAATACTAAGCTAGATATCGCAATAGTTAATGGTAAGAAGAGAGAGCATGTGGGTTCTAGAGGAGTCAGAGATTTGATTGAAAGATACAAACCGTTACTTGGATTACATGGCCATATAGTTGAATCTCCTGCGACAGATAAGATAAAAAATACTATTATAGTTAATCCAGGAAGTTTAGCACATGAAGGAACTTTAAAATACTCAGTAATAGTTATAGAAAGAAAACTTGAAGGCTTACTCATCAAATATAAAATAAAAGGAACTGCCATTTTATCGGGGTAG
- a CDS encoding MFS transporter, with amino-acid sequence MKLEWRNVLVSGMGVFTDGYNLYSISLAYYFISSSFHFVNLTLGLIIASSYYGAALSALLFGIIADRQGRKIMYGVDTALMSIGALMQAFSLNILELFISRLILGMGIGADYVLSPIIVAENAKAESRGKLMVITFAFMWGLGAVAAALVEQTLILLNLPSYLIWRILLGFGAIPAFSVILLRRRIYETVLFVSRVKPLERDIKGIEKELGKKLTIAKDNTPFIKRLKSSTLVIIAASILWMLYDMYSSTFSVYGPIVIAGNLGISAIEFTYIAQLAAGIPGQLICMSTVDKVGRKPLIIIGYAGVSFWLMMYFLLLYNPSVFGLHISVPPNPLCAAKSLVGEAALLGFTFYLLNYLFSAMGPASIIGSAMVTPEIVPTKIRGTSQAISVSVDRFSAALVSTAFPLLLSKYGLATMIGIYSLIALISSIITLLLIPETKKKELEVVEKVTTSPKT; translated from the coding sequence ATGAAACTGGAGTGGAGAAATGTCTTAGTTTCTGGCATGGGAGTATTCACTGATGGCTATAATTTATATTCAATTTCTCTCGCATATTACTTTATTTCGTCCTCCTTTCATTTTGTTAATCTTACTTTAGGTCTCATAATAGCTTCCTCGTATTATGGTGCGGCATTGTCTGCACTACTCTTCGGAATAATAGCTGACAGACAGGGGAGAAAAATAATGTACGGAGTAGATACTGCCTTAATGAGCATAGGTGCACTTATGCAGGCATTTTCGCTAAATATTCTAGAGTTGTTTATATCAAGATTAATACTAGGTATGGGAATAGGAGCCGATTACGTTCTTTCTCCAATAATAGTAGCCGAAAACGCTAAGGCTGAAAGTAGGGGCAAGCTCATGGTTATAACCTTTGCCTTCATGTGGGGATTAGGTGCAGTAGCTGCTGCGCTTGTAGAACAGACGTTAATCCTTTTGAACTTACCTTCATATCTCATTTGGAGGATTTTATTAGGCTTTGGAGCAATTCCTGCCTTCTCCGTTATTTTGTTGAGGAGGAGGATATATGAAACCGTATTATTTGTAAGTAGAGTAAAACCTTTAGAAAGAGATATTAAAGGAATAGAAAAAGAGTTAGGAAAGAAACTTACAATAGCTAAAGATAATACTCCATTCATTAAAAGGCTGAAATCGTCTACTTTAGTCATAATTGCGGCATCAATTTTATGGATGCTTTACGATATGTATTCCTCAACTTTCTCTGTTTATGGGCCTATAGTTATAGCAGGAAATCTTGGAATTTCTGCAATAGAATTCACTTATATTGCACAATTAGCCGCAGGAATTCCAGGACAGCTTATATGTATGAGTACAGTAGATAAGGTAGGTAGAAAGCCTTTAATAATAATAGGCTATGCGGGAGTATCCTTCTGGCTAATGATGTATTTCCTACTGCTTTATAATCCTTCAGTTTTCGGTTTACATATAAGTGTTCCTCCAAATCCGTTATGCGCTGCCAAATCGTTAGTTGGAGAAGCAGCATTGCTAGGTTTCACTTTCTACCTTCTAAACTATCTATTTTCGGCAATGGGTCCTGCGTCAATAATAGGTTCAGCTATGGTTACTCCAGAGATAGTTCCTACAAAAATAAGGGGCACTAGTCAAGCAATAAGTGTTAGCGTCGATAGATTCTCAGCAGCACTAGTTTCTACTGCTTTTCCATTATTGCTTTCAAAATACGGATTAGCAACTATGATAGGAATATATTCCTTGATTGCACTAATTTCTAGTATAATTACTTTGCTTCTCATTCCTGAGACAAAAAAGAAAGAATTGGAAGTAGTAGAAAAAGTGACAACTAGCCCAAAGACTTAA
- a CDS encoding sulfite exporter TauE/SafE family protein, with translation MLTGIPLFLSVLLSSLIAGYLGSLTGLGGGTILVPILTLYDGIPIEYATGASLISTIATSSGAASAYLKDKIINLKIGTSLQVATTSGAIAGSLTVTYIYSHHLEPIIYVVFGIVLLGSVYPTIKRGKFEVPKNSDPDWTTKFFQMQGEYYDMALQKKVDYLGVRWIQGALVMFVAGYVSGLLGIGSGALKVIGMDYVMNLPIKVTTTTSNFMIGVTAATSSGIYWAFGYIQPLIAAATSIGVLIGAFIGTKTLVKLKNKRIRTIFTILLAFLGIQMILRGLGIY, from the coding sequence ATGCTAACTGGAATACCGCTTTTTTTATCAGTACTTTTATCTTCACTTATAGCAGGATACTTAGGCTCATTAACAGGGTTAGGTGGAGGTACAATTTTAGTTCCTATATTAACTTTATACGATGGAATCCCAATAGAATATGCTACTGGGGCTAGTTTAATTTCTACAATTGCTACATCTAGCGGTGCAGCTAGCGCTTACTTAAAAGATAAGATAATTAATTTAAAAATAGGTACATCTTTGCAAGTAGCAACAACTTCAGGTGCTATAGCAGGATCTTTAACTGTAACATATATTTATTCTCACCATCTAGAACCAATAATTTACGTAGTATTTGGAATAGTTCTCTTAGGTTCTGTATATCCTACGATTAAGAGAGGGAAATTTGAGGTACCCAAGAATTCTGATCCAGATTGGACTACTAAGTTCTTCCAAATGCAAGGCGAATATTACGATATGGCTTTACAAAAGAAAGTTGATTATTTGGGTGTTAGGTGGATTCAAGGGGCATTAGTAATGTTTGTAGCAGGTTATGTTTCAGGATTACTCGGAATAGGAAGCGGAGCGCTGAAAGTAATAGGAATGGACTATGTTATGAATTTACCAATAAAGGTTACCACAACTACAAGTAATTTCATGATAGGAGTAACTGCTGCGACAAGTAGTGGAATATATTGGGCTTTCGGATACATACAACCTTTAATAGCAGCTGCTACTAGCATAGGTGTATTAATAGGAGCTTTCATAGGTACTAAAACTTTAGTTAAACTAAAGAATAAGAGAATAAGGACAATATTTACAATCTTATTAGCATTCCTAGGTATACAAATGATATTAAGGGGATTGGGGATCTACTAA
- a CDS encoding FAD-dependent oxidoreductase: protein MQEDIHDVVIVGAGIAGLSAALYTARQRMSTLVVSKDLGGQLNLTQLVENYPVVSADTGLGLASKVEAQAKKFGAKFIYGEEINGLRKEGDIFILKGLKGEYKARTVILAFGKSPRELKVNGENELKGKGVSYCAICDAAFFKDVPAAVVGEGDPGLDAVELLGKYARPTYYISRSSQLAGEPDLVNSVLSNKSIQLFLGYRVLEIKGNSKVQGIVIENLKTKEAKELQVEGVIIEMGYVLNTEFLKGLINLNDKGEIVVDDLARTSMEGVFAAGDITQVPYKQAVVAAADGVKAALSAYNYLRNKQGLPPVNVDWKAEKKKAVVSFRL from the coding sequence ATGCAAGAAGATATTCATGATGTAGTAATTGTAGGTGCAGGAATTGCCGGATTAAGTGCAGCGTTATATACTGCAAGGCAAAGGATGTCGACTTTGGTAGTTTCAAAGGATTTAGGAGGGCAGCTTAACTTAACTCAGTTAGTAGAAAATTATCCTGTAGTAAGTGCTGATACTGGTCTAGGTTTAGCCTCAAAAGTTGAGGCGCAAGCTAAGAAATTTGGTGCAAAGTTCATTTACGGTGAGGAAATAAACGGATTAAGGAAAGAAGGAGATATATTTATTCTGAAAGGCTTAAAGGGAGAATATAAAGCAAGGACTGTAATTTTAGCCTTCGGGAAATCTCCTAGAGAGTTAAAGGTCAATGGAGAAAATGAACTAAAAGGTAAAGGAGTATCTTACTGTGCTATTTGTGATGCCGCATTTTTCAAGGACGTTCCAGCTGCAGTAGTTGGAGAAGGAGATCCAGGCTTAGATGCAGTAGAACTCTTAGGTAAATATGCTAGACCAACATATTATATTTCAAGAAGTTCTCAGCTTGCAGGAGAACCAGATTTAGTCAACTCTGTCTTATCCAATAAGAGTATTCAGCTTTTCTTAGGGTATAGAGTACTCGAGATTAAAGGTAATTCTAAAGTTCAAGGAATAGTTATAGAAAATCTAAAGACTAAGGAAGCTAAGGAATTGCAAGTAGAAGGAGTAATAATAGAGATGGGGTATGTGTTAAACACTGAATTCTTAAAGGGACTGATTAATTTGAATGATAAAGGAGAAATTGTGGTCGATGATTTAGCAAGAACTTCGATGGAAGGAGTCTTTGCGGCAGGGGATATAACTCAAGTGCCTTATAAACAGGCAGTCGTTGCTGCTGCAGACGGAGTTAAAGCTGCATTGTCAGCGTATAATTACTTGAGAAACAAGCAAGGTTTACCGCCAGTAAATGTAGATTGGAAGGCAGAGAAGAAGAAGGCTGTAGTATCGTTTAGATTATGA
- a CDS encoding class I SAM-dependent methyltransferase — MKEDEIKLMNMNAYEHIVHRRKPIEIRVDDSPAADIGCGSGQNCKLLKEFGICLDLAEKQLKEAKKRGCENLIQADMEFLPFRSSSFALLMYIASIHQLPSPARALAEANRVLKKRGKIIITVWLRQIKFLFRREVILKSNINGREIMRYYRLYWPWELKKICERSGFITSNYKIYRARSVVPNNAFYIGYKSD; from the coding sequence ATGAAGGAGGACGAAATAAAACTAATGAACATGAATGCTTACGAGCACATAGTACATAGGAGGAAACCTATAGAAATTAGAGTAGATGATAGCCCTGCAGCTGATATAGGATGTGGATCAGGTCAAAATTGTAAATTATTAAAAGAATTTGGAATATGTCTCGATTTGGCAGAAAAGCAACTTAAGGAAGCTAAGAAGAGAGGTTGTGAAAATCTAATTCAAGCGGATATGGAATTTCTTCCATTTAGAAGTTCTTCCTTTGCACTTTTAATGTATATTGCTTCAATACATCAATTGCCTTCTCCAGCTAGAGCTTTAGCAGAAGCAAATAGAGTACTTAAAAAAAGAGGAAAGATTATTATTACCGTTTGGCTAAGGCAGATCAAGTTTTTATTTAGAAGAGAAGTTATTTTAAAATCAAATATAAACGGAAGAGAAATAATGAGATATTATAGGCTATACTGGCCTTGGGAGCTAAAAAAGATATGCGAGAGAAGTGGATTCATTACGTCAAATTATAAGATTTACAGAGCAAGGTCAGTAGTTCCTAATAATGCCTTCTATATTGGATATAAAAGCGATTGA
- a CDS encoding DUF2299 domain-containing protein — MDNEIKKWIQELGLMVNIPPQAKEPFHVVMYPPQGGGPTLEVVRPVNQNLYIVIMGVGIHEIHQNALKEMKEDERRKFLNELKYDLLKMGVDIIFMPVGQEIPNAIQVSRVLLPDNLTANEFVNAVYTVRNAGLYIIFKFSDTFGAPQGKGGNIRYI, encoded by the coding sequence ATGGATAATGAAATCAAAAAATGGATTCAAGAATTAGGTCTAATGGTAAATATACCACCACAAGCTAAAGAACCTTTTCATGTGGTAATGTATCCACCGCAAGGCGGAGGACCCACGCTGGAAGTAGTGAGACCAGTGAATCAAAACCTCTATATAGTAATCATGGGGGTAGGAATTCACGAAATCCATCAGAACGCATTAAAAGAGATGAAAGAGGATGAAAGAAGGAAATTCCTAAACGAATTAAAATACGATCTATTGAAAATGGGTGTGGACATAATATTCATGCCAGTAGGACAAGAAATACCTAATGCAATACAAGTTTCGAGAGTTCTATTGCCAGATAATCTTACTGCTAATGAGTTCGTTAATGCAGTATACACAGTAAGGAACGCCGGTCTTTACATTATATTCAAATTCTCTGACACATTCGGTGCCCCACAAGGTAAGGGAGGAAATATTAGGTATATTTAA
- a CDS encoding glycosyltransferase translates to MKLGIVYNNFLAPKFAGGGAIHSYEVVKRLSKFFNVVYYPSSPVFSWNREIVLQRAKEIEREGIKVSPEFYSILDDQEKFKVRGIKKFLLSDKIAREVSKRYTVDVDFLYEPDHTSFDIFYLGKSTKFGLTLHEPLFYNNSLRYLRRLIKFYKFNPYTGKGFYTRFLYNELYSKPKYKRILKKYKPTFIAAVSKGSLEESGLEGEVLFPGNAFDSELLKLRNGGKEDYIVFWSRLNQDKGIHEIPDIIKRIQSKLSKKVKLILMGRFFDKYNERLFWNKVKKYGLNVEYLGFVSKERLYDTVSKAKLLIYPTHVDGFSLVVLEALAVGTPVVAYGIPAIRSVYSGLSAVKIVKEFDQEDMSRKACEILSSTEEDIEEITNEPKLLDFLKLHSSWDNVANAIKNIIVKYSI, encoded by the coding sequence ATGAAGTTAGGAATAGTTTACAATAACTTCCTTGCACCTAAATTTGCAGGAGGAGGAGCTATACATTCTTATGAAGTAGTCAAGAGACTTTCCAAATTTTTCAATGTAGTATATTATCCTTCTAGTCCTGTATTTTCTTGGAATAGAGAAATAGTGCTGCAAAGAGCCAAGGAAATTGAAAGAGAAGGAATAAAAGTCTCACCCGAATTTTATTCAATTTTAGATGATCAAGAGAAGTTTAAAGTAAGAGGTATCAAAAAATTCCTCCTCTCAGATAAGATTGCAAGAGAGGTTTCTAAAAGGTATACTGTTGATGTAGACTTCTTATATGAGCCCGATCATACTTCTTTTGATATATTTTATTTAGGAAAATCAACTAAGTTCGGGTTGACATTGCACGAACCTTTATTTTATAATAATTCTTTAAGATACTTAAGGAGACTAATTAAGTTCTATAAATTTAATCCTTATACTGGAAAAGGATTTTATACAAGATTTTTATATAATGAATTGTATTCCAAGCCAAAATATAAAAGGATACTCAAAAAATATAAGCCAACCTTCATAGCCGCTGTGAGTAAAGGATCGCTAGAAGAGAGCGGACTTGAAGGGGAAGTACTTTTTCCTGGAAATGCATTTGATAGCGAGCTCTTAAAGCTTAGGAACGGAGGAAAGGAAGATTACATAGTTTTCTGGAGCAGATTAAACCAAGATAAGGGTATACACGAGATTCCAGACATTATAAAGAGAATACAGAGCAAATTATCTAAGAAAGTTAAGTTAATACTCATGGGAAGATTTTTTGATAAATACAATGAGAGGTTATTCTGGAATAAAGTGAAGAAATATGGTTTAAATGTTGAATATTTGGGCTTCGTATCTAAGGAAAGACTATATGACACTGTATCCAAAGCAAAGCTCCTTATTTATCCGACTCACGTGGATGGGTTCTCTTTGGTAGTTCTAGAAGCGCTAGCAGTAGGAACTCCTGTAGTTGCTTACGGAATTCCAGCTATAAGGAGCGTATATAGCGGCCTTAGCGCAGTTAAGATAGTTAAAGAGTTTGACCAAGAAGACATGAGTAGAAAAGCTTGTGAGATCCTTTCTTCAACTGAAGAAGATATTGAGGAAATTACAAACGAACCAAAGCTTTTGGATTTCCTTAAGCTTCATTCCAGCTGGGATAATGTAGCCAACGCTATTAAAAACATTATTGTAAAATATTCTATTTAA
- a CDS encoding DUF1634 domain-containing protein, with protein sequence MDLDYVTGMIMRIGVILSIALVALGVIIIVVEGHASNYSESVLFSRTSYVNSSIASINYIVKGFSNISGLSFIYLGLIVLVSIPVLRTALALAYFAHEKNRLYIVLTIIVVFNLLFAILLLPSLIR encoded by the coding sequence ATGGATCTAGATTACGTAACTGGAATGATAATGAGGATAGGAGTAATATTAAGTATAGCTCTAGTAGCTCTTGGAGTAATTATAATAGTAGTTGAAGGTCATGCTTCTAATTACTCCGAGTCTGTACTGTTTTCAAGAACTTCATATGTAAATTCTTCAATTGCTAGCATTAATTACATTGTGAAAGGATTTAGTAATATAAGCGGACTTTCATTTATATACTTAGGCTTAATTGTGCTTGTTTCAATACCAGTACTTAGAACTGCATTAGCTCTAGCGTATTTCGCTCATGAGAAAAATAGATTATATATAGTACTAACGATAATCGTAGTATTCAATTTACTCTTTGCAATATTGCTACTTCCTTCTCTCATAAGATGA
- a CDS encoding molybdopterin-dependent oxidoreductase, with protein MIACTRDCYDTCIFDNKYKPLRIFPINGFTCSRGIADLKRNFINRVYSTYYEGKEITIEEGIKILAKKIIEVKPEETLHIDYDGNQGLLTWYYPARLWNYLGSSSTDYSICSAEGHEAIKAHYGSSFGALPEDFVKFSAVVFWGSEASISFIHGWRILKDKYKVTIDVRKSETAKRSEKCYIIKPGSDVYLAIGIMKKLLEKGRIQNKELQDKVSPFSYSLIENVTSLKEKEIEELADFYFEERPLTVIGFALGRSLNGGYAIGLISLLPGLLNIENGFFYSNSQGWGIDFDYLRGSHLYKSKKIVNMGEVGERIDEFKLIFVWNSNPLHSLPGSDKIMEAVEEGKVFLVVHDPFWSETAKLANLVFPGLTFLEKEDVVYSYWHNYLIYNEPIIANPKGISEVNLMHKIAKELQISNDLIFEDPWNAIEFSLRNTGIKIDELKKNKIVKVSPKPARKFSIDPFPKLEDLEFPQGEFLVYSAHPNYTNSQFKEIYGKRKPIVFNSKFEGEGFLHTERGRVKVIFKKSDDINSNTFFLFKSSLFDLEGKPINSIIKGNKGKFGGTPLLNIKVQAELIK; from the coding sequence ATGATTGCATGTACAAGAGACTGTTATGATACTTGTATATTCGATAATAAGTATAAGCCTTTGAGAATATTTCCGATTAATGGTTTTACTTGCTCCAGGGGCATAGCAGATTTAAAAAGAAACTTTATCAACAGAGTTTACTCTACATATTATGAAGGAAAGGAAATAACAATAGAAGAAGGAATAAAGATCTTAGCAAAGAAAATAATAGAAGTAAAACCAGAAGAAACACTTCACATTGACTACGATGGAAATCAAGGATTATTAACTTGGTATTACCCAGCAAGACTATGGAATTATTTAGGTTCTAGTTCCACAGATTATTCAATATGCAGTGCGGAAGGACATGAAGCAATTAAAGCCCATTATGGAAGTAGTTTTGGAGCTTTACCAGAAGACTTTGTTAAATTCTCAGCAGTAGTTTTCTGGGGAAGCGAGGCTTCAATTAGTTTTATTCATGGTTGGAGAATTCTCAAAGATAAGTATAAGGTAACAATCGACGTTAGGAAGAGTGAAACTGCTAAAAGAAGCGAAAAGTGCTACATAATAAAGCCTGGATCTGATGTCTACTTAGCTATAGGAATAATGAAGAAACTTTTAGAAAAAGGGAGGATACAAAATAAGGAATTGCAAGATAAGGTATCTCCTTTCAGTTACTCATTAATAGAGAATGTAACGTCCTTAAAAGAGAAGGAAATAGAAGAGCTTGCAGATTTTTATTTTGAAGAAAGACCTTTAACAGTAATAGGCTTTGCGCTAGGGAGGAGTTTAAACGGAGGATACGCTATAGGTCTAATTTCTCTTCTACCTGGACTCTTGAATATAGAAAACGGATTTTTCTACTCTAATAGCCAAGGCTGGGGAATAGATTTCGATTATCTTAGAGGAAGTCATCTGTATAAATCTAAAAAGATTGTAAACATGGGAGAAGTAGGAGAAAGGATAGACGAATTTAAATTAATCTTTGTCTGGAACTCCAATCCTTTGCATTCTTTACCGGGATCAGATAAAATTATGGAAGCTGTGGAAGAAGGAAAAGTTTTCTTAGTAGTGCACGATCCTTTCTGGTCTGAGACTGCAAAATTAGCGAACTTAGTTTTCCCAGGTTTAACTTTCCTTGAGAAAGAGGATGTGGTGTATAGTTATTGGCATAATTACCTGATTTATAATGAGCCGATAATAGCCAACCCTAAAGGAATTAGTGAAGTAAACTTAATGCATAAGATTGCTAAAGAATTGCAGATTTCTAACGACTTAATTTTTGAAGATCCTTGGAACGCAATAGAATTCTCATTGAGGAATACTGGAATCAAGATAGATGAGCTAAAAAAGAATAAAATTGTTAAAGTTTCGCCTAAACCCGCAAGGAAGTTCTCCATAGATCCTTTTCCTAAACTTGAAGATTTAGAATTTCCTCAAGGGGAGTTTTTAGTTTATTCTGCTCATCCAAATTATACTAATAGTCAGTTTAAGGAAATCTATGGCAAGAGAAAACCTATCGTCTTTAATTCAAAATTTGAAGGTGAAGGGTTCTTACATACCGAAAGAGGACGCGTAAAAGTTATCTTTAAAAAATCGGACGATATAAACTCAAATACATTTTTCTTATTTAAGTCATCTCTTTTTGATTTAGAAGGGAAACCAATAAATTCCATAATAAAGGGAAATAAGGGCAAATTTGGAGGAACTCCATTGTTAAATATTAAAGTTCAGGCAGAGCTTATCAAGTAA
- a CDS encoding 2-keto-4-pentenoate hydratase, giving the protein MEKAEQLFQAYKERKEIDPFPLTEEEGKKVGEEFSKMLIDYEGLGGYKIAKGGIIGVLTKTMITTNEDVELWFKTHKLEVELIALVKGSKISKIYLGLEIPATRFKTWDLPTQYVIADDAFAGRLFVGKEIEPPYGSFKLFINDKYTATGSPSYSPQSLVKDFMEGYIALGAFLGPYKISKGDKIRVEGKKTISVKMV; this is encoded by the coding sequence ATGGAAAAAGCTGAACAACTTTTTCAAGCATATAAGGAGAGAAAGGAAATAGATCCTTTTCCTCTTACTGAAGAAGAAGGCAAAAAAGTCGGTGAAGAATTCTCTAAAATGCTTATAGATTATGAAGGCTTGGGAGGATATAAGATAGCAAAAGGAGGAATTATTGGAGTTTTAACTAAGACAATGATAACTACAAATGAAGATGTTGAGCTTTGGTTTAAAACTCATAAATTGGAAGTAGAGTTAATAGCCCTTGTTAAAGGGAGCAAAATATCAAAAATATATTTAGGCCTAGAGATCCCAGCAACAAGATTTAAAACATGGGATTTGCCCACACAGTACGTTATAGCAGACGACGCCTTTGCCGGGAGATTATTTGTAGGCAAGGAAATTGAGCCACCTTATGGTTCTTTCAAATTATTCATAAATGATAAATACACAGCTACTGGGTCACCCTCATATTCTCCGCAAAGTCTTGTTAAGGACTTTATGGAAGGCTATATAGCGTTAGGAGCTTTTCTTGGACCTTATAAAATATCTAAGGGAGATAAAATAAGAGTAGAAGGCAAGAAAACAATAAGCGTAAAAATGGTTTAA